From Solanum stenotomum isolate F172 chromosome 2, ASM1918654v1, whole genome shotgun sequence:
atttaccccgaatcaaattggtttctctcgaacaccaataagcaacatttaggaacagcttacgctttagtccattcactctctcgagctgaatgtgtggaaaagggtttcggattcactctctcgagctgaacccataacaaccaaatacccacagaccatcaaatcagtaatttttgttttaaaacctctctctcgggcaagccaaaaatacgaaggtagagttgcatttgcaactacaaccctttaacttaaaccacaattactgattgataTCACTTTTGaacaatatttaaaatatcaattaacaacacacatcagctaaatcaacccataatcacataatcacaccccaagaattggggatttggctagacatcataaaaagatacaaatcgttaccaaattgtgtttccatcaactgggtaagattaatttcgtctttacaaaggtccaaactgaagaatctcaaagacccacttcctatttctcaaaaatggaaaacttcaattcttcaaagctaaggaaaagttTTTGTCTccaaactcaaatttttttctaaaactgaTTGTATATTCAAAACTGATAATTGATAACTTATACTAAACTAacatttaaaaaatgtatttatagtcaccaaaaatatgcTACGAAGGACCAATCGACGCACTAACTCGGGATCGCAGATGCACTTAGCGATCTGCTCTATGGTCGGTTACATCGCATTTTTGCCTTGgtcttcagcatcctcaagttctgtaacttttggcaatCTAACAGTCCATCGCGGAACCATTTGGCGACACGTCGATTGCTCCATTACAttgccaacttgattttctcctttagggcttggcacattggaactttaggcgagatcatagccattcggtgactcacccaatgggttaggcgatcatcAGGCCTTGTTTTgttcattctttcagctgccttgttccttttttctcatTAGTGTCCAAGCTTTGTTCGTCAATcaaaatacctggaaatcaagatttacatcagttattagcacaaaataaacatttgaggacactaaatctattcaaataaagccctaaatgagtcaaaccATAGACTCATCATGTTTTCTTGGTTTGTGACTTAGCTTTTACCGTTTGTCAAAAGCCATAAAAGGTGGACCTCACCCCACAAACAAAagctatttgtcctcaaatgcaagaaataaaatttccaaatgtcaaaaagtaagacagagagggaggtaaaaaggaACCCTATCTAAACAGTCGTTATATCTGTCATGGCATCATTGCCCGGTGTAGTGCTTGAAACTTGGGCGTCAGTGCCTGGAGTAAACTTAGAAGCAATAACAGCTGCAATAGGATCAGCCAAGGGTGTATCTGCCAAAGAAGCCTGCACATCTGCATCTACCATGGCCTCATTAGTCTCAGTAAGGCCCTGATGTCAAGCCTCCCTTCCTCAGCAAACCCAAGCATCTCCTCATCTGTCTTTTCCTCAGACTCAGTATTAGCTGCCTCCTCAACTCGAACATCCTCACAGGTGGTAGGCGGAGGCATAGCTGGATCTACTGGCACATCTGGGATCTCCATCGTCCCGAAAATCATGGACATGTCAGAGGACTTCAGTTGGTCTACATCTCTCCTCAGTGCAGCAATAGTAGCCTTTAAGGTCGTCACCTCCTCGGTAGCCCCTTGGCCATGCTCACACACCGCTATCCAAGCCGTAATAGCATAAATGGTAGCACTCAATAGTATCACAACATCATCCAGGGATGCCAGAATCATGACCGGAATAGAGGCCTCAAGCCTGGCAGCACGACGATTGGAAAAATAGGCTAGCTGCCCCATCTAGAGTAGTGCAACCTGAGTGAGTAGGAGCCGGGAAAAAGCAACAGCAGCAGATCTAGTAGGCAATATAGCAGTAGGAGAACCTGGAGTGTTATAAGGAATAGCACTAGAAGTACCTAAAGGACTAGGGGCCGGAGTAAGGAAAGATGCCTCTGCAGATAGCGAGTCTGTATCCACAATCAGGGAAGAGTCTACCGAGgttgacttcttcttctctgcCTCATCTTTTAAATATTCTGCCTCTATCCTCCGGATATTAGTAAAGGGTGTGGGAATCACTTCTACATCCTTTTTCGCATCTCTAGGAACCTGAGCCCATCTGCATAGCTCAGTGATCAACAGCGGGAAGGGGACGGAAGTCTCGCACTGCTTGGTACTTATGACCATCTTCTGTCCTATCGTTATCCCAGATTTATCCTTGTCTCCTCGATGATGCAACCAAGACAGGATGCTTTCGCTAGGCGAAGGATcgactcgttctgggatggtATGATAGTGCTGCTAATAAAGCCAAACCACAACCTTGCAGCTTTGTTTAGATCCTTTTTTTCAATCGGTGCTCCAATCTCTAGCCACTTGGGAGTATCATTTGATaccacttcttcatattttccagAGTCTTTGTCCTGATCAGATGTTGGCactcatcatcaatatcatCGGTACATACCAGAACAACATTAATAGCCTCACTATTACACTTGACCTTCTTTCCCCGAACAATTACGTAGTCAACCGGCTTGAATGCATCAGCCTGCTTCTTTCTCTGTGGTACCAAGGCTCCATAGGCAGCGTAGATCTCCCGTACCCATTTAGGAATGTAAGGGCCATAGGGCTTGGTGAAGAATTGGTAGTTGTGCGGCTTTACGTAGCTAATAATCTCTGGGTATCTGTCAATGACCCTATGAGTAGACATACGCTTCTCCTCGATAATTATCCTCAGTTCCTCAGTTTTCAGTCTATTCATAGACTTGGGAGGAGGACCCTATACTGGTGGTTCTAGGACCACGACATATGTTGGAGCTGGATGAGGAGTAGTTGTCGCATGAGGAGTCCTGATCCTACACGGATCATTCATCCTTTTGTATCGCAGCTCAACCCACTGTGATGCTAGCAGTTCATCATCTACAGGCTCTGAAGTTGTAGCCTGCTGCTCCTGGTGCTCACCAtcactctcagaagtggtgaggtgagtggcatAGATACCGTCACTATCGCAGTTGGCCTCCGGTGACACAGGTGCCTTCCCTTTTCCCTTTCCTTTCCCACTAGTTGTGGGAAGTTTTGTGGCCTTGGCTTTGGATGCAGCTCCATCCTCATTGATTTTTATCCCTTTTAACCTCTTGCGGGGCGGTCTGTCCCTACCAGCAACCTTTGGTCTACCCATGTctgcaaaaacatcaaaaagagctagaaataattaaatcaaatgcaCAAAAACATAGTTGAAGACAGACTCACCGAACCAATCGAATAGGCACCGAATCTCTTTGGCGGGCTTGATTGGGATcaccgaaaggattggctcaaaaatctcaaaaaattgtGGCATATCAGCGATGGGAAGACCTTTTGGCTAACCCCCGACATTATTCGGCGAGCATGAATTAGCCcgctgaaagttacagtgcaaacAGGGATAGGGGCacagacaaagggcgatcaagaaggagttttggcgagtcgccaagtgcATTCGGCGACCTCAGGCTTCTCACCAAAAGTTATAGAACCAAATTTCACAttaaacatgaaattaaaggaaATATAGGGAACTTCGGTGAACCGCCGAGTGatttggcgagctcgacccatCTTGCCAAATGACTCAACGTGCCTACGTTCAACCCAACTCCTCGAATTCAATCCCGTAGcccctgaaaacaaaatcaaaatatgcacccatcaaattaaactaagacCCATGACACCCATgcccccgggatactcagacttttccctgtttggccaaatttggccatttgatgacttttacCCTCAAGAATGCCGTCAAACGCTTCATCATTTGGCAAAATACGTCATTTGGCAGAAATGTGGGCTACTTCGGCTTCGcccaactagacccaacaacatgcaAGAACAACCCCATAATTTTTAACCAATTTTAAGGCACCAAATCTCAGGAATTTAACAATAAAGTCAAACTAggtaaaatatttgaattaaacaAGGCACGTACATATACAATTACGATCATAGAGTCCCATCACGCATCACTATGATAAagtcattgcaaatgagtacaaaatcgCTAAATTAAGATTCGGGGTTCGGAAAATTAACCTTAGATGATGATTAAACaagttgaaatgctaggcggcaaagtaatcCAACTCCGAACACAAATCCGACGACTAAGATGcgataaaaatgcaaaaatataaaatactaaagtgtggatgtgagtttgggaagtccaaaagtgagggaaagtgaaagagttggaagtttaaacctttggcctttaaaacccGTCTAGTTCCTGTCCCATTCGGCAACTTTAGTTTTGCTCGACGACCCACTTGGCGACACACCGAGTGGGCACttacctcgctgagttttataggacctccagttaatgtgggggtccaaatggCAGACTAAATCGTGATCACTGAGCGAATCACCAAGTTACTCCtcggctcgccgagttttacagactccaattccaaattgtcttgagtccaacggcggtccaagtcgggctcaccgatCTCTACCTTTCTAACACTTTCTACACTTCAACCTGCAAAGTCAACACACggttatttctaaaacaaaaataaagcgatAAAACACTTGGGTTGcttcccaagaaactccttagttaacgtcatggtATGACGCAAGTCCCCACTTAAGTTCCATTAGTGGggtttgcctcattttcataAGGCAAGCCCTCTTTTGGATCTAGGTAGAGGTGAGACAACACTTGGTCCATTTGGATCCCTAGTAGCTAAATGAACATGGAATGAGAGGTTGTCATGTAGTTCAGCATCAGGACATTCTCTCTTAACTCCTCCAACACTCTCTCGTGCTTTTTGACTTTTTGTAGAATGAGTAAGTGGACCTCTTCAATTTGTCCACCCTCTCGTTTCTTCATCTTTAGACACTTGTGAGAGGAGATGTACCTGTCCTTCCTCTTGGACACTACCTCTAATTCCATGACTTTCTTGGCCAAGACATCCAGCTAGGTTAACAATGTGGCCAATTCTTggtctttttctctctccttgtTGGTCTTGGCCATGTTATCAAGGAGGTGGGCTGCTTTAGCATAAGGTAGCACGATGAGACCACTTGGAGAGATTTGGTCACCCACTATTCTATTTTCGGGGCCAAGACCCCGGTAGAAGCATTGCAGAAGCATCTTATCTGGAATTCCATCAGACGGGCATTGCTGCAATAGGGTCTTAAACCTTTGCCACAACTCATAAATGGCTTCACCCTCCAATTGCTTGAAATTTTGGATGTTATCCCTAAAAACCATCAATCTCAAAATATGTTGATCCATTGGGTCACTGTTGCTACCAGATATGCTCCAATTTTCTGCTCAAACAgcaacacaaaaaccaaaactaaaaataagtaagTTCAACtttaactaacaagaacaaaaatcaacttaactaaagaatCTTAAACAACACCATtccccggcagtggcgccattttgatttcacgtatcatgacacttcatccaatactaagtgccaatgattgttagtcagtaatataacccaactaagtgagttggggtcgaatcccacaaggagtggtacGTGCTTAATATTCATGAGCCAAGTgcaaatatgttcaagtcaaccATAGGTaaagacatttacgaataaaaacataattcaagttaatggtgacacaagtgtcaactATGGGGGTTTAGGTTTTAACTATCAGCTAcgacaacaacaaataacactaattaacaagtaaagagacgggttcttgggatgtgattggattgtaggataaggtagacaaatgggtaaatgcaactgatagtaaatagttgtaaatcagtgaataagctacaCTTTAGAGGGGATAAACTTTCCCTCAaataatttaccccgaatcaaactggtttctctcaaacaccaataagcagcaattaggaacaacctacgctttagtccattcactctctcgagctgaatgtgtggaaaagggttttggattcactctctcgagcagaacccatgacaacccaatacccacagactaTCAAATAACTAATCTTGaatttaaaacctctctctcaagcaagccaaaaaaaGGAAGGTAGAGTTggatttgcaactacaaccctttaaattaaaccacaattactaattgaaatcactttggaacaacatttaaactatcaattaacaatacccaacagctaaatcaacccatattcacataatcacaccccaagaattggggttttaactagacatcataaaaagatagaaatcgttaccaaactgtgtttccatcaactgggtaggattaatttcatcttaacaaaggtccaaattgaagaatcacaaagccccacttccaatttctcaaaaatagaaaacttcaattcttcaaagttaAGGAAAAGTTTGTTTCCAAACTCAGAGTTCTTTCTAAAAATGATTATGTATTCAAAAATGATAACCGATAACTtatactaaactaagaattaaaataagtatttatagtcacaaaaaatatgttgcgaaggaccaATCGGCCTAGTAAGTCGGCATCGCTGATCCACTcagtgatccgccctttggtcagttccatcgcctttttgccttGGTCTTCAACAACCtcaagttttgtaactttgggcgatctaatactgcatcgcggaactgttcggcgacacgccgactgctccattACATTGcagacttgattttctccttcagggcttggcacactagaactttaggcgagatcaTTGCCATTCGGCGACTTGCCCAATGGGTTAGGCAATCAccatgccttcttttcttcgatctttcagctgccttgttcctttttgctcattagtgtccaaGCTTTGTTCGTCAATctaaatacctggaaatcaagggtttacattagttattggcacaaaataagcatttgaggacactaaatatattaaaataaagccctaaatgagtccaaatcatggactcatcatGTTTACTTGGTTTGTGACTCAGCTTTTTCAGTTTGTCAAAAGCCATAAAGGAATCTATGATGGGAAATGTCCATTCTATAGCTCCTTTTCTGGGTATCATGTAACATGCCTATCTCTTTAGTACTGGTTGATTTCTCATATAATCATTCAAGAGTTAATAACTTtaatggtcactcaactatcaacTCTTTtcacagaaagtcactcaattttcattttcaactcaaaagtcacttaaCTATGACTTCTTTGCACAGAAAGTCACTGaacctatttaattattttttcactaaaattttttgacatgaaatttttatttttagccaaaattttaagaaccaaatatatattcatttaaTGACCCACCCCATTTAATCCAACCTGctaaaaaataaagtattgaACTTTGTATTTTATCATTAATTCCCCAAATCATTCTCTCTTGTCTCGTAagcattcttcttcttcttcttcttcttttcttttcattttaaatttctcAATCTGAAAAGAGCAAATGCAAGACTTATTGCAATCCTCTTATAATGTATAGCAATTTAAAAAGTTTTGCCTTCCTAGAAATTTCCGTGGAAATCATAACCCAAGGGATTGttgtaatttttattgtttCTGAAATTGGGAAAACAACAATTTGATCCTTAGGGAGAACAAAGAGGTTACAGAAACTTCAAAATAACAACAAAGAGGTTGATATATTATTGATATTTGAAGAAGAGGTTgaaattgagaaattaaaaagaaaaggaaaagagaagaagaaggttcaggagaaagaaggaaacaagagattttttaaaaaaaatttcagcaCCAAGAAATGGTGAATTGCTTAAGTCGTCATTTTAAGCCGCCCACAAAAGAGGTTCCAAGGAATGTCAAAATTCCCAGCACAAAGTTTTAAAAGTGAAACAATCAGTAAAAAACTACAACCAGCTAAAGCAAAGCGGGAAAACATACAGGAAACAAGAGAATGATTTAGgaaattaatgataaaataaaattttcaatattatatttttagtggGTCAGATTATATGGGGCAGGTcattaaatggtttaaatggatatatatttgattcttaaaattttggttaaaaataaaaatttcatgccagaaaattttagtgaaaaacataattaaataggttgagtgactttttgtgCAATGAAGTCATAGTTGAGTGACATTTGAGTTGAAaatgaaagttgagtgactttctgtgaAAAGAGTTGATAGCTGGGTGCCCATCAAACttattaatcaattattcaactaatagttattatccCTTGAGAGGTAGAATTGCTAATTATTGAAAGTTGGAGTCTCATATTCTCTTTGAGAATAATGAGTTATGTGATGGACTTTTCATTGTTGAAAAGGTAAGGGATATGCCCGATGTACATGATGATAGCATATGTTATCATCTGCTTTAAGTCTTAAGAATTAGATTTGGAGTCTTTTTGTGCTTCTGCTTTATCTTTCTTGGTTTCTCGATCATGTAATTATATCTTTTGGTGtttgaaattttctttaaaactttACAGGTTAATCTTTCACTAGAGGAAGTTGAACTATTTCATTCTCAGAAGTTCATCACCAGATGTATtgcaaatatatttaatttcccAACTCTTTAAGtttgtatttataaattaaatgagattatataaaatatatttatgttgtATATGGTGCTATATTCAATGACACTTATAGCGTAATTAGGCTTTTCCTTCTAGTAAACATGATTGGTAATGAACTAATAGGTGGGCTTCACATTTGACTATTTTCTCTGACCTTCAATTTCCTAACCTTCtgtatcttttttgttttgtcttttctcgTGTAACATCACTTTCCTAATTAATAAAACTGAAATACTTAGGAATGGTAATGGATGGGGCCGAGTGGGTTTTAGACTATGTGCGGTGTGGTGGTTAGGGCTGTGTAGGGCGGGAGGGATGCAGGGTGGGTCGAAgtggatttaaaaaaaattaatccaaGATAGGGTGGGTTGCAGGTATATGTGATTTATGTGggtacaaatttaattttaactttttacatgttataagagtaatagagcattatttattaagataatttgtttaaagtgactaaaatattcaagatagtaaatacATATGGTTCAACAAAAGTTAATACAATTTCCTACATGTTTCCCAAttgatctctaaaaaaaattaattcattatctattaaattaataaaacataatgaaaaaatgaatttatctttatgaattatttttactataaacttaactagaaaaagaaaatattaaaaaaattatgcgggACAGGTTCATGCATGGCGGGATGAAGCGGGtcgaaaatgaaaaaaaagttgttaagcGGGGGTATGGGGTGGGTtgaaaataaaccaaaaaattgTTATGCGGGGCGGGACGGAGCGGATTAAAATTTTTGCCGGTTAAGCTTAACCTGTCCTGCCCCCGCCCCGCACCGCACCGCCCCTAGAAATACACATagaatttaaaacttgtttCCTCCATTActttttagttgttatgttgtGTTTTTTAGAGCTGATTTAGTTTGAGAGCGTTCACTCTACCCTGATTTGCATCTTTCAAGAATGAAGgaaaacaataacaatccaaagATTCTAACAGTTAGAACAATCTGAATAAGCAATTGCTTCTCTTGGAGTCCAAATTGCAAAAAATTCTGGTTATTTAGAATCTATTAAATTTCTATGACGAGAaattttgttccttttcttgTCCGCTTGCACATTGTCGTCCGCAACCCAAATAAAGAACAAATGTGCTTGGGATTTTGAGGCAtagtttttgtttatttaacGATTTCTGATATTACTCAGTCTGGTTGGGATTTTGAGACATCGTTGTTGTTCATTTAACAATATACATGCTCACTGAGATTTATAAAAGGGTGCAAACAGTGGTGCTTGCTGTATGACGGCATTAATTGAAGGAAAGGagattataatttcaaatttgggaGACTGTAGAGCTGTTCTATGTAGAAATGGAGTTGCTGACGCCCTCACAAGAGAGCATAGAGCTGAAAGGGAGGATGACAGAGAAAGAATAGAGAGAATAAGGTACCGTTACTTGAATTTAAAAAGAGATTGAAGATACATCTGTTGTCTCTCTTGATTGTGTATGTAACTTCACTTTTGTGATGCAGGGAGGATATGTAGAACTTCAGAAAGGAGGTTGGAGGGTACATGGTGTTCTCACTGTGTCCCAAAGCATTGGCGATGCTCATTTGAAGGATTGGGTACCAGCTGAACCTGACACGAAGAAAGTCACTTTGACACAGGATATGGAATACCTTGTTTTAGCTTCTGATGATCTTTGGGATCAGGTTAGAAAACGAAAACTTCTCATGTAGCTTTTGATGAGATAAACTCATTTTGTTTAATGATTCTGACGTAAGTTGTTTTTGTTGGAAAACTATAAGCACAACGGAACCATACTAGAATTATACTACTTACATAATCATCTCGTCTCTCTTAATGGTGTacgtaatttttttaaaaaaagttcttttaaatttttttggaggTGGGGAGTGTTGGGGGAGGGGAGATTggcaatttattttttttttaaaaaaagaactattttttaaattttcttatggGCGTGGGGTGgggtgatgagtccacaatttggactcaattaaggcttcattttaatagaattagtgtcctcaaatgcatattttgtctcaataactgatgtaaaccATTAAGTtccaggtatttgaagtttgaggcaaagcatgaaCACTACTTGGCAAAACGAAACAAAATGGCtgaaaagacaaagaaaagGAGGCATGAGGATCACTGAATGGCCTCAACCTCACCCAAAGTTCTAGTGTGCTAaatgatataccgtgagtttacggtatgtccaatacatttcacttacaagttgtgtgtgtctagggcctttttatattggtttttatgtgttttatcatgttttgcaggaaaggtgttcagacgcggaagtttagagacagctaaagaaaatgcagaaaaaggcattcacggaggtaatctacggactgtaggtccattcacggtctgTAAGTTATGAGCGTAGAttagcaggcatggtattgaggacaaatcagggaagtctgaccaagtgtggaaccacggtgctcATTAacggtctgtagattgatctacggaccgtattGTTGAttcgtagagtgagactgcgagggttccagtacctgatttttgaagattctaagtatggagctacggaggggattgacggaccgtaggtcgatctacggtccgtactgctggtccgttgtttgcttcagagaagctgatttttggatgcttaaatattttctaagtcccgagtgaaggaagggacttacggaccgtagatccatcggcggtccgtaagtcggtctcgtggattgaagacacgtacctgaacaaaactttccttaatttgtttcctttttttatttaggttttgttttctataaataggacatgtaaacctcgtttttgggggttagacattattattctatttttgctttgtaactttggagattaatttgcaactctagcaattattgatttcccaagttcgtttgaagattttggctttgcaattcaagtaaaatttatggatttattATTCTctctacgtaagttcatgatttctttatctacaattatgaattgtgttcttgccaatatgagtaactaaatccacaactagggttgtgggaaccatgatcgattaacaaagtatgaatagtgaataagcaattcttgactagtattttgcatgcattgataattctttcgtttagaagtctttttaacggtggccaacgttagaactggccttgttactacttgccggaccaaggaggtacttaacaagaaaagaattatcaacatagatttagtgtgatactatctaataggccagtgtcgattggtgcaaagtaataactaagccaaacatcgattatgatgtctaatatgaggtaaaggtaagggttagtaaattatacacacgtagccggaccaaggtgcggggtgaaattctctagatgccggaccaaggatttagagatacctaactcaTCACTTtacatgtaatacactagaaaaggattgttattactaggattacggcgttatgagattgtggggaacacatataccctagttatttctctcatcttgataacaaccaaagttgagtttgattattgattacttattaagttcttactatttgtttctcACAaacacaaccccccttttattacctgtttctcgaaataatttgactaattgaatataattgttagttaaagtaaagtctaaaccattttcctcgtgggatcgatcccaacgtacaagttgggttctttacttgataacgatcgcttatacttctgtaaggaggtgtaatttgagcgtatcactaaaccttgaaggaaaagatcaagtcagtgatgaaaaggagcagtcggtgcgttgccgaacagttccgcgaagcagtaccatatcgGCCAATGATCAAGAATGCGAAGATGCAGAAGGCAAAGTTGAAAGGCGATGAAgcagaccaaagggtggatcactGAAtgcatcggcgatcccgactaactgcgccgagtgatctttcgcaacacatttttagacaactataaatattagttttattttttatcttatcacgcaatttcaaatacaacattttatttttctaagtttcaagTAGAGATACCTTGTTCTTAgcctttgaagatttgaagaattccaattccaagaaattggaagtgggtgttgaagattttTCATCTTAGACTCGATTGAAGTGAAAATaaatcatacccagttgatgttactttgatttggtatcattttcttccttttctctatgtctagctaaaaccccaattcttggggtgtgattttgtgaatatgggttaaatttcatGTTGGGTAAtgcttattgttagtctatttgatgtttaaatatgattttgtttagtagttgtgtttgaacttaatagGATTGTGGTTCCTAAtgcgatttcatcttagtgtttttggcttgctcgagagagaggttttaaaactaagactactaaattgatagccagtggttattgggtcgccgtgggttcagctcgagagagtgaatcttaggccttttcccacacatatatctcgagagagtgaatgggctaaggtggaGGTTGTGCTTAAAAGCGACAAATCGGTGTTCTAAAGAAACTGAGTTGATTCGGgataagttgctcgagagagaatttatccCCACTTATATCTAGCCTAGCTACAAATGTTCAGCAATTGAccatcaatagcatttacccgatTGTGTAGTTtctcccatattcctatcacatcccaagaatcacGTCTCTTTATATTCGCATCTTTgtattttcgttgttttagttgttaatcGACTACAAACCatccattgataattgacattcatGTTAACCCCTTAATATATGGTGATTTTactcgataatgtttttagctatggttAACTCTAGTATATT
This genomic window contains:
- the LOC125855911 gene encoding uncharacterized protein LOC125855911, which gives rise to MGQLAYFSNRRAARLEASIPVMILASLDDVVILLSATIYAITAWIAVCEHGQGATEEVTTLKATIAALRRDVDQLKSSDMSMIFGTMEIPDVPVDPAMPPPTTCEDVRVEEAANTESEEKTDEEMLGFAEEGRLDIRALLRLMRPW